The following proteins are encoded in a genomic region of Maniola jurtina chromosome 17, ilManJurt1.1, whole genome shotgun sequence:
- the LOC123874065 gene encoding protein MCM10 homolog isoform X1, with translation MEEIDELDQLDELLRADIIEETNPTENGTKLREVDIFETNETCEETLEDQNVPTTSAVHTGDTDSSDDEEKRNFTERKYNNYGTQIKKALDNQADEQLDKRIEFESRLRQTNIDAKVAKKAAFSKKPITTSDQSDKSTFCVPETKTKGPSDVYTDPIFGIRITKPLISSSALLDRMQGREAVNMLRVKRYVENEDLSKDWVIAGVIVRKSSAKKSQKGNNFVIWTLSDLKDDLKTVSMFLFRKAYNELWKTPEGTVVAVLNPNVLDRSQNSADQACLSVENSDRVMVLGQSKDLGICRSKKKNGEPCTAFVNLTQCEHCIYHVKQEYQKYSRRQELQSSTMGKGIVNLQNKVFGKSTFIYGGKSYAALPKADHKKAKDRDQNRLMSLSDYYKSEGDSLMSNRAPNGAGPMTGNSGILHSPTAQKLTDTQRLSSLTNGNRNNNLSPSQSLAEKVSNSPTLGKGFGLKGSGSIDLNMTYSQKNAEKAKLNAIRLIQQKGGIEKHNPNNIKGTETGKKRALDKLNNSGSDENDSKRVKVNEEEGIKLKPTMSERFKKILEATSAHVNLIKEHEDDEQEKYFNKLEKKEAMEEKMLNTFKLPCKAVRCVKCKYTAFSAAQICKDERHPLKVLDTFKRFFKCADCSNRTVSLEILPLRSCSNCKGSRWEKAPMLREKKVTSLSAGLSIRGEEETFIGGQVTAGKNIDLLVPDS, from the exons ATGGAAGAAATAGATGAACTCGATCAGTTAGACGAACTGCTACGCGCTGACATTATAGAAGAAACTAATCCAACAGAAAACGGAACAAAGTTACGTGAGGTGGATATTTTTGAAACAAATGAAACTTGTGAAGAAACCTTAGAGGATCAGAACGTGCCAACCA CGTCAGCTGTCCACACTGGAGATACGGACTCCTCGGATGATGAAGAAAAAAGGAACTTCACTGAACGTAAGTACAACAACTACGGTACTCAGATCAAGAAAGCTTTAGACAATCAAGCAGACGAACAGTTAGATAAAAGAATCGAGTTTGAAAGTAGACTACGACAAACAAATATTGACGCTAAAGTCGCGAAGAAGGCTGCGTTTTCAAAGAAACCTATCACAACATCAGACCAAAGTGATAAAAGTACTTTTTGCGTCCCCGAAACAAAAACAAAGGGTCCTTCGGACGTTTACACCGATCCTATATTCGGAATAAGAATTACAAAACCATTGATTTCTAGTAGCGCACTATTAGATCGAATGCAAGGACGAGAGGCGGTCAATATGCTTAGAGTAAAAAGGTATGTGGAGAACGAAGACTTATCCAAAGACTGGGTAATAGCTGGAGTAATAGTGAGAAAGAGTAGTGCTAAAAAGTCACAAAAAGGCAATAATTTCGTCATATGGACCTTAAGTGATCTCAAAGATGATTTAAAAACAGTTTCAATGTTCTTGTTCCGTAAAGCTTATAATGAATTGTGGAAAACACCAGAAGGCACGGTTGTAGCTGTTCTGAATCCTAACGTCCTCGATAGATCTCAGAATTCTGCAGATCAGGCTTGTTTGAGTGTAGAAAATTCTGACAGAGTAATGGTCCTAGGTCAATCAAAGGACTTAGGTATATGCAGAagcaaaaagaaaaatggtGAACCATGCACTGCTTTTGTAAACTTAACTCAGTGTGAACATTGTATTTATCATGTGAAACAAGAGTACCAGAAGTACTCACGAAGACAAGAACTTCAATCCTCAACTATGGGCAAAGGCATTGTTAACTTGCAGAACAAAGTTTTTGGGAAAAGTACCTTCATATATGGTGGTAAATCCTATGCAGCATTACCTAAAGCAGACCATAAAAAAGCGAAAGATAGAGACCAAAATAGGTTAATGTCTCTCAGTGACTATTATAAATCCGAAGGCGACAGCTTAATGTCCAATAGAGCACCAAACGGTGCTGGTCCAATGACAGGAAATAGTGGAATATTGCATAGCCCAACTGCACAAAAGCTCACTGATACACAAAGACTTAGCAGTCTAACAAATGGTAATAGAAATAACAATCTCTCCCCAAGCCAAAGCTTAGCAGAAAAAGTATCAAATTCACCAACTCTAGGTAAAGGATTTGGTTTAAAAGGAAGCGGTAGCATAGATCTCAATATGACCTACAGTCAAAAAAATGCAGAAAAAGCCAAACTCAATGCAATAAGACTTATCCAACAAAAAGGAGGAATTGAAAAACACAATCCTAATAACATCAAAGGAACCGAGACTGGGAAGAAACGGGCTTTGGATAAGTTGAATAATTCAGGAAGTGATGAAAATGATAGTAAAAGAGTAAAAGTAAATGAAGAGGAAGGTATAAAACTCAAGCCTACAATGTCAGAGAGGTTCAAAAAGATTTTAGAAGCCACATCGGCTCAcgtaaatttaataaaagaacATGAGGACGATGAGCAAGAGAAATACTTCAATAAACTTGAGAAAAAGGAGGCAATGGAAGAAAAAATGTTGAATACATTCAAACTTCCGTGTAAAGCTGTGAGATGTGTGAAATGCAAATACACAGCCTTCTCTGCGGCACAGATTTGTAAAGATGAAAGACATCCACTCAAAGTTTTAGATACTTTCAAAAGGTTTTTCAAATGTGCAGATTGTAGCAACAGGACTGTCTCATTGGAAATACTACCATTAAGGTCATGCAGCAATTGTAAGGGATCTAGGTGGGAAAAAGCACCTATGCTTCGGGAAAAGAAAGTTACATCGCTGTCTGCTGGTTTGTCTATTAGAGGGGAGGAGGAAACATTTATAGGAGGGCAGGTCACTGCAGGGAAGAATATAGATTTGTTAGTTCCAGACAGCTAA
- the LOC123874070 gene encoding mucin-2-like isoform X2: protein MVAINGIPIENSEANDTPKTEDTSPQKSNETDPGNTSPDDASSPSIPASTKTIAPTEPKADKDNKPRPILVLYSPRTETTTPTPTSTPTQRPILIILPSTTTTPSTATPTTATPATATPTTPTPTTATPSTADPSTTITPRPIFIFYSPNTTTSTAPPTTDTTTTSPVSSTTPVTSSTTVSTTTTTSPSPHGTAKPKNFLRGYNCPQRNGFFRYPDSCDVYIVCEDYIPFTYICPDGLQFNPKAKEHDYVCDVPSVVKCKPKETKQSSKVRPILILNSFRTTARPNLMQGYSCPSRQGFFSYPGSCDSYIKCEVDTPYRYTCPQGLHFKPDAMWTEYPCIEPSVARCENGPWEY, encoded by the exons A TGGTTGCAATAAATGGCATACCCATAGAAAATTCAGAAGCCAATGACACTCCGAAAACTGAGGATACGAGTCCGCAAAAATCTAATGAAACCGACCCTGGAAATACATCACCTGATGATGCATCATCTCCTAGTATTCCTGCATCAACAAAAACTATTGCACCAACTGAGCCTAAAGCAGACAAAGACAACAAGCCGCGACCGATCTTGGTCTTATATTCTCCACGCACAGAGACAACTACTCCCACGCCTACATCAACTCCTACGCAGAGACCGATCTTGATCATATTGCCCTCAACAACAACTACACCTTCCACTGCAACACCTACCACTGCAACACCTGCCACTGCAACACCTACCACTCCAACACCTACCACTGCAACACCATCAACTGCTGATCCATCAACTACCATTACACCACGACCGATCTTCATCTTCTATTCTCCAAACACAACTACATCTACTGCTCCACCAACTACTGATACAACTACCACTAGTCCTGTATCATCTACTACTCCTGTAACATCTTCTACTACTGTATCAACTACTACCACTACTTCACCGAGTCCACACGGAACTGCTAAGCCAAAGAATTTCCTACGTGGTTACAACTGCCCACAGCGAAACGGCTTCTTCCGATATCCTGACTCATGTGATGTGTATATTGTGTGCGag GATTATATACCGTTTACCTACATTTGTCCTGATGGTCTTCAATTTAATCCTAAAGCGAAAGAGCACGACTATGTTTGTGACGTTCCTTCAGTGGTGAAATGCaaac CCAAGGAAACGAAACAATCCAGCAAAGTCCGTCCTATTTTGATCTTAAACTCCTTCCGCACCACAGCGCGTCCCAACTTGATGCAAGGCTACAGTTGCCCGAGCAGGCAGGGCTTCTTCAGTTATCCTGGATCATGTGACTCATACATTAAGTGCGAG GTTGACACACCGTATAGGTACACATGCCCACAGGGTCTTCACTTCAAGCCCGATGCCATGTGGACGGAATATCCTTGCATTGAACCTTCTGTGGCCAGATGTGAAAATGGCCCCTGGGAATATTGA
- the LOC123874065 gene encoding protein MCM10 homolog isoform X2, whose translation MEEIDELDQLDELLRADIIEETNPTENGTKLREVDIFETNETCEETLEDQNVPTTSAVHTGDTDSSDDEEKRNFTERKYNNYGTQIKKALDNQADEQLDKRIEFESRLRQTNIDAKVAKKAAFSKKPITTSDQSDKSTFCVPETKTKGPSDVYTDPIFGIRITKPLISSSALLDRMQGREAVNMLRVKRYVENEDLSKDWVIAGVIVRKSSAKKSQKGNNFVIWTLSDLKDDLKTVSMFLFRKAYNELWKTPEGTVVAVLNPNVLDRSQNSADQACLSVENSDRVMVLGQSKDLGICRSKKKNGEPCTAFVNLTQCEHCIYHVKQEYQKYSRRQELQSSTMGKGIVNLQNKVFGKSTFIYGGKSYAALPKADHKKAKDRDQNRLMSLSDYYKSEGDSLMSNRAPNGAGPMTGNSGILHSPTAQKLTDTQRLSSLTNGNRNNNLSPSQSLAEKVSNSPTLGKGFGLKGSGSIDLNMTYSQKNAEKAKLNAIRLIQQKGGIEKHNPNNIKGTETGKKRALDKLNNSGSDENDSKRVKVNEEEGIKLKPTMSERFKKILEATSAHVNLIKEHEDDEQEKYFNKLEKKEAMEEKMLNTFKLPCKAVRCVKCKYTAFSAAQICKDERHPLKVLDTFKRFFKCADCSNRTVSLEILPLRSCSNCKGSRWEKAPMLREKKVTSLSAGLSIRGEEETFIGGQVTAGKNIDLLVPDS comes from the exons ATGGAAGAAATAGATGAACTCGATCAGTTAGACGAACTGCTACGCGCTGACATTATAGAAGAAACTAATCCAACAGAAAACGGAACAAAGTTACGTGAGGTGGATATTTTTGAAACAAATGAAACTTGTGAAGAAACCTTAGAGGATCAGAACGTGCCAACCACGTCAGCTGTCCA CACTGGAGATACGGACTCCTCGGATGATGAAGAAAAAAGGAACTTCACTGAACGTAAGTACAACAACTACGGTACTCAGATCAAGAAAGCTTTAGACAATCAAGCAGACGAACAGTTAGATAAAAGAATCGAGTTTGAAAGTAGACTACGACAAACAAATATTGACGCTAAAGTCGCGAAGAAGGCTGCGTTTTCAAAGAAACCTATCACAACATCAGACCAAAGTGATAAAAGTACTTTTTGCGTCCCCGAAACAAAAACAAAGGGTCCTTCGGACGTTTACACCGATCCTATATTCGGAATAAGAATTACAAAACCATTGATTTCTAGTAGCGCACTATTAGATCGAATGCAAGGACGAGAGGCGGTCAATATGCTTAGAGTAAAAAGGTATGTGGAGAACGAAGACTTATCCAAAGACTGGGTAATAGCTGGAGTAATAGTGAGAAAGAGTAGTGCTAAAAAGTCACAAAAAGGCAATAATTTCGTCATATGGACCTTAAGTGATCTCAAAGATGATTTAAAAACAGTTTCAATGTTCTTGTTCCGTAAAGCTTATAATGAATTGTGGAAAACACCAGAAGGCACGGTTGTAGCTGTTCTGAATCCTAACGTCCTCGATAGATCTCAGAATTCTGCAGATCAGGCTTGTTTGAGTGTAGAAAATTCTGACAGAGTAATGGTCCTAGGTCAATCAAAGGACTTAGGTATATGCAGAagcaaaaagaaaaatggtGAACCATGCACTGCTTTTGTAAACTTAACTCAGTGTGAACATTGTATTTATCATGTGAAACAAGAGTACCAGAAGTACTCACGAAGACAAGAACTTCAATCCTCAACTATGGGCAAAGGCATTGTTAACTTGCAGAACAAAGTTTTTGGGAAAAGTACCTTCATATATGGTGGTAAATCCTATGCAGCATTACCTAAAGCAGACCATAAAAAAGCGAAAGATAGAGACCAAAATAGGTTAATGTCTCTCAGTGACTATTATAAATCCGAAGGCGACAGCTTAATGTCCAATAGAGCACCAAACGGTGCTGGTCCAATGACAGGAAATAGTGGAATATTGCATAGCCCAACTGCACAAAAGCTCACTGATACACAAAGACTTAGCAGTCTAACAAATGGTAATAGAAATAACAATCTCTCCCCAAGCCAAAGCTTAGCAGAAAAAGTATCAAATTCACCAACTCTAGGTAAAGGATTTGGTTTAAAAGGAAGCGGTAGCATAGATCTCAATATGACCTACAGTCAAAAAAATGCAGAAAAAGCCAAACTCAATGCAATAAGACTTATCCAACAAAAAGGAGGAATTGAAAAACACAATCCTAATAACATCAAAGGAACCGAGACTGGGAAGAAACGGGCTTTGGATAAGTTGAATAATTCAGGAAGTGATGAAAATGATAGTAAAAGAGTAAAAGTAAATGAAGAGGAAGGTATAAAACTCAAGCCTACAATGTCAGAGAGGTTCAAAAAGATTTTAGAAGCCACATCGGCTCAcgtaaatttaataaaagaacATGAGGACGATGAGCAAGAGAAATACTTCAATAAACTTGAGAAAAAGGAGGCAATGGAAGAAAAAATGTTGAATACATTCAAACTTCCGTGTAAAGCTGTGAGATGTGTGAAATGCAAATACACAGCCTTCTCTGCGGCACAGATTTGTAAAGATGAAAGACATCCACTCAAAGTTTTAGATACTTTCAAAAGGTTTTTCAAATGTGCAGATTGTAGCAACAGGACTGTCTCATTGGAAATACTACCATTAAGGTCATGCAGCAATTGTAAGGGATCTAGGTGGGAAAAAGCACCTATGCTTCGGGAAAAGAAAGTTACATCGCTGTCTGCTGGTTTGTCTATTAGAGGGGAGGAGGAAACATTTATAGGAGGGCAGGTCACTGCAGGGAAGAATATAGATTTGTTAGTTCCAGACAGCTAA
- the LOC123874070 gene encoding cell wall protein DAN4-like isoform X1 — translation MLDKNILILIISLISVVAINGIPIENSEANDTPKTEDTSPQKSNETDPGNTSPDDASSPSIPASTKTIAPTEPKADKDNKPRPILVLYSPRTETTTPTPTSTPTQRPILIILPSTTTTPSTATPTTATPATATPTTPTPTTATPSTADPSTTITPRPIFIFYSPNTTTSTAPPTTDTTTTSPVSSTTPVTSSTTVSTTTTTSPSPHGTAKPKNFLRGYNCPQRNGFFRYPDSCDVYIVCEDYIPFTYICPDGLQFNPKAKEHDYVCDVPSVVKCKPKETKQSSKVRPILILNSFRTTARPNLMQGYSCPSRQGFFSYPGSCDSYIKCEVDTPYRYTCPQGLHFKPDAMWTEYPCIEPSVARCENGPWEY, via the exons ATGTTggacaaaaatatattaatattgatTATATCACTCATATCGG TGGTTGCAATAAATGGCATACCCATAGAAAATTCAGAAGCCAATGACACTCCGAAAACTGAGGATACGAGTCCGCAAAAATCTAATGAAACCGACCCTGGAAATACATCACCTGATGATGCATCATCTCCTAGTATTCCTGCATCAACAAAAACTATTGCACCAACTGAGCCTAAAGCAGACAAAGACAACAAGCCGCGACCGATCTTGGTCTTATATTCTCCACGCACAGAGACAACTACTCCCACGCCTACATCAACTCCTACGCAGAGACCGATCTTGATCATATTGCCCTCAACAACAACTACACCTTCCACTGCAACACCTACCACTGCAACACCTGCCACTGCAACACCTACCACTCCAACACCTACCACTGCAACACCATCAACTGCTGATCCATCAACTACCATTACACCACGACCGATCTTCATCTTCTATTCTCCAAACACAACTACATCTACTGCTCCACCAACTACTGATACAACTACCACTAGTCCTGTATCATCTACTACTCCTGTAACATCTTCTACTACTGTATCAACTACTACCACTACTTCACCGAGTCCACACGGAACTGCTAAGCCAAAGAATTTCCTACGTGGTTACAACTGCCCACAGCGAAACGGCTTCTTCCGATATCCTGACTCATGTGATGTGTATATTGTGTGCGag GATTATATACCGTTTACCTACATTTGTCCTGATGGTCTTCAATTTAATCCTAAAGCGAAAGAGCACGACTATGTTTGTGACGTTCCTTCAGTGGTGAAATGCaaac CCAAGGAAACGAAACAATCCAGCAAAGTCCGTCCTATTTTGATCTTAAACTCCTTCCGCACCACAGCGCGTCCCAACTTGATGCAAGGCTACAGTTGCCCGAGCAGGCAGGGCTTCTTCAGTTATCCTGGATCATGTGACTCATACATTAAGTGCGAG GTTGACACACCGTATAGGTACACATGCCCACAGGGTCTTCACTTCAAGCCCGATGCCATGTGGACGGAATATCCTTGCATTGAACCTTCTGTGGCCAGATGTGAAAATGGCCCCTGGGAATATTGA